A genome region from Magnolia sinica isolate HGM2019 chromosome 8, MsV1, whole genome shotgun sequence includes the following:
- the LOC131254009 gene encoding alpha-mannosidase-like, producing the protein MLSNHQIFTSAFPVHYSPPNGFHFEVNDESSPIQDDPRLYDYNVEQCISDFIDAARTKANVIRTNHIMWTMGDDFQYQYAESWFKQMDKFSHYVNKGTH; encoded by the exons ATGTTGTCCAACCACCAGATTTTCACAAGTGCCTTTCCTGTTCATTATAGTCCTCCAAATGGTTTCCATTTTGAAGTCAATGATGAATCTTCACCTATACAG GATGATCCTCGGCTATATGACTACAATGTTGAACAATGCATAAGTGATTTCATTGATGCTGCTAGGACTAAA GCAAATGTGATACGTACAAATCACATCATGTGGACAATGGGTGATGATTTTCAGTACCAATATGCTGAATCTTGGTTCAAACAAATGGACAAGTTTAGCCATTATGTTAACAAGGGAACGCACTAG